From the Amia ocellicauda isolate fAmiCal2 chromosome 21, fAmiCal2.hap1, whole genome shotgun sequence genome, one window contains:
- the LOC136717399 gene encoding uncharacterized protein LOC136717399 — MTRRIETEDFKTEETLIVDLDPSGLGLGLDLDIPSTDLVSDLDRVVSTPTISDIRQILVSVNMGSANTGSPQLFNSNMDKEMEIRREVDVSDKRLTSINMGSANTESPQLFNCKRNELSQEISIPLQHILVQGHGELQPDPMDTGQKELDTLDWISVHYNQNISQRGEINTVLEKKEKYQKHLLISERHKPYIREFKSPITNIFMQGIELLVNRFNDIDPSVQHAWVLILDSNGCDTYFNACRLPKKDGKSKREHTEVKLITLVNEELKNYANEDISEWKVFLFTLHSPCIVNQPAESCMKCIIENATKWKNDYGTTMYIGFKKCWGITQHQKIYKYIQECLHSFLNNPTEYNFFYKKEIINEAFIENEMKKVGKLPEKEKRNLTIKTCEMVGKILNKISKQPRPQAIPVDHIKTQLNKLKVQIICDMKNLNIVELYIQNWKTSYEEDSIQKPLDELISYRKEMLFKLMTEVLIQAYNEKQLIDFLGDNKQTLDCIEFGMFDPHKVITHDCNI; from the exons ATGACGAGGAGAATAGAAACTGAAGACTTTAAAACTGAagaaactttaattgtt GACTTGGACCCATCTGGACTCGGTCTTGGCTTAGACTTAGACATTCCCAGTACTGATCTTGTCTCGGACTTGGACAGGGTGGTCTCGACTCCAACTATAAGTGATATACGACAGATACTGGTATCTGTCAACATGGGTTCAGCCAACACAGGGAGTCCCCAGCTCTTCAATTCCAACAT GGACaaggaaatggaaataaggagagaggtGGATGTCAGTGATAAGCGATTGACATCTATCAACATGGGTTCAGCCAACACAGAGAGTCCCCAGCTCTTCAATTGCAAAAG AAATGAGCTATCCCAAGAGATATCCATTCCTCTACAACATATTCTAGTACAGGGTCATGGTGAGTTGCAGCCTGACCCAATGGACACAGGACAGAAGGAATTGGACACTTTGGACTGGATATCAGTCCATTACAACCAAAATATATCCCAAAGAGGGGAAATTAATACTGttttagaaaagaaagaaaaatatcaaAAGCATCTATTAATTTCTGAAAGACACAAACCATATATTAGGGAATTTAAATCACCTATTACAAACATTTTCATGCAGGGAATTGAACTACTCGTAAATAGGTTTAATGATATTGATCCGTCTGTTCAGCACGCATGGGTATTAATATTGGACTCTAATGGATgtgatacatattttaatgcCTGCAGACTTCCAAAGAAAGACGGAAAAAGCAAAAGGGAACATACTGAAGTCAAACTTATTACCTTAGTCAATGAGGAGTTAAAAAACTATGCCAATGAAGACATCAGTGAATGGAAAGTGTTTCTGTTCACCCTGCACAGTCCTTGCATTGTAAACCAGCCAGCTGAATCATGCATGAAATGTATTATAGAAAATGctacaaaatggaaaaatgacTATGGGACTACAATGTATATTGGCTTCAAGAAATGCTGGGGGATAACACAGCATCaaaagatatataaatatatacaggaaTGTCTTCATTCCTTCTTAAATAATCCAAcagaatacaattttttttataaaaaggaaataataaatGAGGCATTTATTgagaatgaaatgaaaaaggtTGGTAAATtgcctgaaaaagaaaaaagaaatctcaCTATAAAGACATGTGAAATGGTGGgaaaaattttaaataaaatatccaaACAACCAAGGCCCCAGGCCATTCCTGTagatcatataaaaacacaactgAATAAATTAAAAGTACAAATTATATGTGACATGAAAAATCTCAACATTGTTGAGCTCTACATACAAAACTGGAAGACCAGTTATGAGGAAGACAGTATACAGAAACCCCTAGATGAGTTAATATCTTACAGGAAGGAAATGCTTTTCAAGTTAATGACTGAGGTTTTAATACAAGCTTACAACGAAAAACAATTAATTGATTTCTTAGGGGATAACAAGCAAACATTGGATTGCATTGAATTTGGAATGTTTGATCCACACAAAGTAATTACCCACGATtgtaatatttaa
- the LOC136717032 gene encoding zinc-binding protein A33, which translates to MDKCSWHQETLSVFCEDDKEALCPQCVASESHRGHTLNLPEKAVQLFQAEMLAKNNYLEVLQGHVKTGASSNEKRLTQLFERLQNVLQRSSAELQSELENERTVQTQLIQGNIQTMTGILSAVSAHIQSLDEMDDENKEHLDLRNINGNVKRNKKFEIPAIDISKNINSDYYLGRFVHRIWKQTQASKFLVHSVPVTLDPDTAHPELTLFEGLTCVRYRGRRLRVPDYPSRFDQCPCVLGTPGFQDGRHYWEVRVWNKMEWDLGMTTQSANRKGAVNLDPAHGYYAIILRNGNSYAACSSPQVPLRPPRQPSKIGIFLDYNKGTLSFLDANGMYPLYTFEENFTEKLYPFFSPGMVINGHNVEPLKVC; encoded by the exons ATGGACAAGTGCAGTTGGCATCAGGAGACACTCAGTGTGTTTTGTGAAGATGATAAGGAGGCGCTTTGTCCCCAGTGTGTGGCGTCTGAGAGTCACAGAGGACACACCCTGAACTTGCCGGAAAAGGCAGTGCAGCTCTTCCAG GCCGAGATGCTGGCCAAGAACAACTACTTGGAAGTCTTACAAGGGCATGTAAAG ACTGGTGCCTCCAGCAATGAGAAGCGTCTGACCCAACTGTTTGAGAGGCTTCAAAACGTCCTCCAGAGGAGCTCTGCTGAGCTGCAGTCAGAGCTGGAGAATGAACGGACAGTGCAGACTCAACTCATACAGGGAAACATTCAGACAATGACTGGCATTTTAAGTGCTGTTTCAGCCCATATCCAAAGCCTGGATGAAATGGATGATGAGAATAAAGAGCACCTGGATCTTAGG AACATCAATGGAAATGTGAAAAG aaacaaGAAATTTGAAATTCCAGCAATAGATATCAGTAAGAATATAAATTCGGATTACTACCTGGGAAGGTTTGTTCACAGAATTTGGAAACAGACACAAGCGTCTAAGTTTTTAGTTCATTCAG TGCCTGTGACTCTGGACCCTGATACCGCCCACCCTGAGTTGACTCTCTTTGAGGGCCTCACGTGTGTACGGTACCGGGGAAGAAGACTGCGTGTGCCAGACTACCCGTCGAGGTTCGACCAGTGCCCTTGCGTGCTCGGGACTCCGGGTTTCCAGGATGGGCGGCACTATTGGGAGGTGAGAGTGTGGAACAAGATGGAGTGGGACCTGGGAATGACAACACAGTCGGCCAACCGCAAGGGTGCAGTGAACCTTGACCCCGCCCATGGATACTACGCCATCATCTTGAGAAATGGCAACTCTTATGCTGCCTGCAGTTCTCCCCAGGTCCCACTCCGGCCACCACGACAGCCCAGCAAGATCGGGATCTTCCTAGATTATAACAAAGGGACACTATCTTTCTTGGATGCCAATGGCATGTATCCACTGTACACTTTTGAGGAGAATTTCACTGAAAAGCTTTACCCATTCTTCAGCCCAGGTATGGTTATCAATGGCCACAATGTAGAGCCTCTGAAAGTCTGTTGA
- the LOC136717031 gene encoding nuclear factor 7, ovary-like, giving the protein MERDSWRSQLQVELSCKVCQQLINDPVTLECGHGFCRLCLSQPTGAQEGTRCPDCDHLSSPDSCRPDRLLQRIVEVYVQENITAESMLGLPECSVHGERLKLFCRGCFQWLCVKCLSSGQHVGHKIIPTEETLDVFNNEVQDKADKYIKALRSLETSSLHLQDQAHTRRTRLLALFNSLYLHLGLTEQALRLGVRHQRSLLRADLEGKARLAEAAKWSLMKEVQRVEELAAVKDLFLMNNIVKACKRSPNNTVGVQEKQIHSANYVGIALHSTWKKLQSALLLLFSEPLTFDPNTAHPNLLVSEDGRTVEHTAVRQEVPDNPERYNTCLCVLAAQGFISGRHYWEVEVGEKIHWDLGVARESVIRKGNISLGPSSGYWAIMLRDGSKYSTCTSQTLPIEVVRWPSKIGILLDYEKGSLSFYNTANGSWLFSFSDTFNERLYPYFHFGPNDDGRNSLALRICPPQATMEE; this is encoded by the exons ATGGAACGAGACAGCTGGAGATCGCAGCTCCAGGTGGAGTTATCCTGCAAGGTCTGCCAGCAGCTCATCAATGACCCTGTGACGCTGGAGTGTGGACATGGCTTCTGCAGACTTTGTCTCAGCCAACCCACAGGGGCCCAAGAGGGAACCCGCTGCCCTGACTGTGATCACCTGTCCAGTCCTGATAGCTGTAGACCCGACCGCCTGCTGCAGAGGATTGTGGAAGTATACGTTCAAGAAAACATCACGGCAGAATCGATGCTGGGGCTTCCTGAGTGCTCAGTTCATGGGGAGAGACTGAAGCTCTTCTGTCGTGGTTGTTTCCAGTGGCTATGCGTAAAGTGCCTGTCAAGTGGGCAGCATGTCGGACACAAGATTATCCCCACCGAGGAAACACTGGATGTTTTTAAC AATGAAGTTCAGGACAAAGCTGATAAATATATCAAGGCACTAAGATCCCTGGAGACATCATCATTACATCTTCAG GATCAGGCACATACACGCAGGACACGCCTGCTGGCTTTGTTCAACAGCCTCTACCTGCACCTGGGATTGACAGAGCAGGCCCTGCGGCTGGGCGTCAGACACCAGAGGTCCCTGCTGAGGGCTGATCTGGAGGGGAAAGCCAGACTGGCAGAGGCTGCAAAGTGGTCGCTAATGAAAGAGGTTCAGAGAGTGGAGGAATTGGCTGCAGTAAAGGACCTGTTTCTGATGAAT AACATTGTGAAGGCTTGCAAAAG GTCCCCAAACAACACAGTTGGAGTACAAGAGAAACAAATTCATTCAGCAAATTATGTGGGGATTGCGTTACACTCCACTTGGAAGAAACTACAATCTGCTTTGCTTTTGCTATTTTCAG AACCTCTGACCTTCGACCCGAACACGGCACATCCCAATCTGTTGGTGTCAGAGGATGGAAGGACAGTGGAGCACACTGCAGTGAGACAGGAAGTGCCCGACAACCCAGAGCGCTACAACACTTGCCTTTGTGTTCTGGCAGCTCAGGGATTCATATCTGGGAGACACTACTGGGAGGTGGAGGTTGGAGAGAAGATCCACTGGGACCTCGGTGTGGcgagagagtcagtgatacgCAAAGGGAACATCAGCCTGGGGCCGTCAAGTGGCTACTGGGCCATTATGTTGAGAGATGGATCCAAGTACTCAACCTGCACTTCGCAGACACTACCCATCGAGGTTGTTAGATGGCCCAGCAAGATTGGCATTCTGCTGGACTATGAGAAGGGATCATTGTCTTTTTACAATACTGCCaatggctcctggcttttctctTTCAGCGATACATTTAATGAACGCCTGTATCCATACTTCCATTTTGGTCCAAATGATGACGGGAGGAATTCACTTGCCCTTCGAATCTGTCCTCCACAAGCAACAATGGAAGAGTAA
- the LOC136717144 gene encoding zinc-binding protein A33, whose protein sequence is MAAGACVSSLVAELQCSICKDIFTEPVTVDCGHIFCQECLTQKWEGQKSRACAVCGETSNSGAPRSNYTLARVSALLRRERASTKLCHKHSQELDFFCKEEDEAICFICQFSRQHENHCVIPIESVLVEFKNEMTEKMEECETAKAKYECSLEHIEEQAAATGAQLQRVVEATQRFLSSEEQRVLECLRREEEAQQEEIKKEIRSVKEGLAILTESLKEVEQEQETGRGLILKSLQDAWKRVDATKTATNKAPYEMEVEKYLKSLSGDVWEKMLSAIDTDLVLLDPNTAHHSLVLGDDLSSLFFHEVKWDQDSSPKSYDSCCCVLGAWGFTLGTHTWEVEVGDRSDWDIGVAQESANRKGKVVLSPENGYWAIWLRNGKNYQALDSPPVDLTLESKPKRIRVLLEYEGGKLSFFNDQDSSLIYTFTDTFTERLYPYFTPTGNVGVGNAQPMVIRTSNQKQLHD, encoded by the exons ATGGCAGCGGGAGCTTGTGTAAGCAGCCTTGTGGCCGAGCTGCAATGTTCGATCTGCAAGGACATCTTTACTGAGCCCGTCACTGTGGACTGTGGGCATATTTTCTGCCAGGAGTGCCTCACCCAGAAGTGGGAAGGGCAGAAGAGCCGGGCCTGTGCTGTCTGTGGAGAAACCTCCAACTCAGGAGCCCCGCGGTCCAACTACACACTGGCGCGGGTGTCGGCCCTGCTCAGGAGAGAAAGGGCCAGCACAAAACTCTGCCACAAACACAGCCAGGAGCTCGACTTCTTCTGCAAAGAGGAGGATGAAGCCATCTGTTTCATCTGCCAGTTCTCCAGGCAGCATGAGAATCACTGTGTCATCCCGATTGAAAGTGTGCTGGTGGAGTTCAAG AATGAAATGACAGAGAAAATGGAAGAATGTGAAACAGCAAAAGCCAAGTATGAATGTTCTTTGGAGCACATCGAG GAGCAGGCCGCTGCAACGGGAGCTCAGCTGCAACGCGTGGTCGAGGCGACTCAACGGTTTCTGAGCTCCGAGGAGCAGCGAGTGCTGGAGTGCctgaggagagaggaggaggcaCAGCAGGAAGAGATAAAGAAGGAGATACGGTCTGTGAAAGAGGGTCTCGCCATCCTCACAGAGAGTCTGAAGGAGGTCGAGCAAGAACAGGAGACGGGACGAGGTCTGATTCTGAAG AGTTTGCAAGATGCCTGGAAAAG GGTGGATGCCACAAAAACAGCGACTAATAAAGCTCCTTATGAAATGGAAGTGGAGAAGTACCTTAAATCACTTAGTGGCGATGTTTGGGAGAAGATGCTGTCCGCCATAGACACAG ACCTGGTGCTTCTAGACCCCAACACAGCCCACCACTCTCTCGTACTCGGAGACGACCTGAGCAGCCTTTTCTTCCATGAAGTCAAATGGGACCAAGACAGTTCCCCCAAAAGTTATGACAGTTGCTGCTGTGTACTGGGGGCCTGGGGCTTCACATTGGGGACCCACACCTGGGAGGTGGAGGTTGGGGACAGGTCCGACTGGGACATAGGGGTAGCCCAGGAGTCAGCCAACAGGAAAGGCAAGGTCGTTCTAAGCCCCGAAAATGGCTACTGGGCTATCTGGCTGAGAAATGGCAAAAACTATCAGGCCCTTGACAGCCCTCCCGTGGACCTGACCTTGGAGTCAAAGCCAAAACGAATCCGAGTATTGCTGGAATACGAAGGTGGAAAGCTGTCCTTTTTTAATGATCAAGACTCCTCCCTCATCTATACCTTCACAGACACCTTCACTGAAAGGCTTTACCCTTATTTCACGCCAACTGGGAACGTTGGGGTGGGTAATGCACAACCGATGGTTATACGAACTTCAAATCAGAAGCAGCTACATGATTAA